From Tautonia plasticadhaerens, the proteins below share one genomic window:
- a CDS encoding serine/threonine-protein kinase: protein MAAADRDLLFGLLALQNGLIDQGQLVAAFQAWTRDKARSLAEHLIDRGDLDAEARSGVEAMVALHLKQHASDAEKSLASLPVGRSTRERLEALKDPDLTATIAHVGSGSGPSEADAEATTTFAVGSTTADGQRFRVLRPHARGGLGAVFVALDGELNREVALKRILDHHADDPTSRQRFLLEAEITGGLEHPGIVPVYGLGAHADGRPYYAMRLIRGDSLKDAIERFYSDGRAEADAGVRSLALRKLLRRFLDVCNAIGYAHSRGVLHRDIKPGNVVVGKHGETLVVDWGLAKPTGRSDPSSCERTLMPFSASGSAETLPGSALGTPAYMSPEQAAGDLDQFGPAIDVYSLGATLYCLLTGKAPFEGDDPGAVLRRVQQGDFPPPRQLDPSTDKALEAVCLKAMALNPADRYPTARALAEDLDRWLADEPVTAWRESISLRARRWARRNRTVAAAATVALVVGLVGLAAVAAVQARANGQLRLANWATNLALVATRKAQAETAAALDQSEESREQAEAAVDFLVEAFRSPDPWLDGRQVKIADVLDRAAERLDKEFAGSQVTRGKLLDALGLTFQGLGLYVKAVDLHSKARDACVSALGPQDPYTLLVCNNLAHAYIFAGRLDEAIPLTETTLAVREEKFGPEHEDTLVSRANLALAYQMTGRTAESIPLFRGTLKTMESTLGPDHDGTLAVRNDLANALMVAGITEEAARLFRLTLELREAKRGPDHPDTLVSRANLAWAYQETGRTAEAIPLYEETLETMEAKPDLGPDHHYTLWCRSSLATAFASVRNWETAERLFQETVDRRRSVDKPDSPFLAGDLAELGRLLLR, encoded by the coding sequence ATGGCCGCCGCCGACCGCGACCTCCTCTTCGGCCTGCTCGCCCTCCAGAATGGGCTGATCGACCAAGGCCAGCTGGTTGCCGCCTTCCAGGCCTGGACGCGCGACAAGGCCCGCTCGCTGGCCGAGCACCTGATCGACCGCGGCGACCTCGACGCTGAGGCACGCTCGGGCGTCGAGGCGATGGTCGCCCTGCACCTGAAGCAACACGCCAGCGACGCGGAGAAGAGCCTCGCCTCGCTGCCCGTCGGACGCTCCACCCGCGAGCGGCTCGAGGCCCTCAAGGACCCGGACCTGACGGCCACCATCGCCCACGTCGGCAGCGGCTCCGGCCCCTCCGAGGCCGACGCCGAGGCCACGACGACCTTCGCCGTCGGCTCGACCACTGCCGACGGCCAGCGCTTCCGTGTCCTGCGGCCGCACGCCCGCGGCGGCCTAGGGGCGGTCTTCGTGGCGCTGGACGGGGAGCTCAACCGCGAGGTGGCGCTGAAGCGCATCCTCGACCACCACGCCGACGACCCGACCAGCCGCCAGCGCTTTCTGCTGGAGGCCGAGATCACCGGGGGCCTGGAGCACCCGGGCATCGTCCCGGTCTACGGCCTGGGCGCGCATGCCGACGGCCGCCCCTACTACGCCATGCGGCTCATCCGCGGCGACAGCCTCAAGGACGCCATCGAGCGGTTCTATTCCGACGGGCGGGCGGAGGCCGATGCCGGCGTCCGGTCGCTGGCCTTGCGCAAGTTGCTGCGTCGGTTCCTGGACGTCTGCAACGCCATCGGGTACGCCCACAGCCGGGGCGTGCTGCACCGGGACATCAAGCCGGGCAACGTCGTCGTCGGCAAGCACGGCGAGACCCTGGTCGTCGACTGGGGCCTGGCCAAGCCGACCGGCCGGTCGGACCCATCGTCGTGTGAGAGAACGCTGATGCCGTTCTCAGCCAGCGGCTCGGCCGAGACGCTGCCCGGCAGCGCCCTGGGTACGCCGGCCTACATGAGCCCCGAGCAGGCCGCCGGCGACCTGGACCAGTTCGGACCGGCCATTGACGTCTACTCGCTCGGCGCCACGCTCTATTGCCTACTCACGGGCAAGGCCCCGTTCGAGGGGGATGATCCCGGCGCCGTCCTCCGGCGCGTGCAGCAGGGCGACTTTCCGCCACCACGTCAGCTCGACCCGTCGACCGACAAGGCCTTGGAAGCCGTCTGCCTGAAGGCCATGGCCTTGAATCCAGCGGATCGCTATCCGACGGCCCGGGCCCTGGCCGAGGACCTCGACCGCTGGCTGGCCGACGAGCCGGTGACGGCCTGGCGCGAATCGATCTCCCTCCGGGCACGGCGGTGGGCGCGGCGGAATCGCACGGTGGCGGCGGCCGCGACCGTGGCGCTGGTCGTCGGTCTGGTCGGGTTGGCGGCCGTCGCGGCCGTCCAGGCGCGGGCCAACGGCCAGCTGCGGCTGGCCAACTGGGCGACGAACCTGGCGTTGGTGGCCACCAGGAAGGCGCAGGCCGAGACCGCCGCGGCACTGGATCAGTCGGAGGAATCCCGCGAGCAGGCCGAGGCGGCCGTCGACTTCCTGGTGGAAGCGTTCCGCAGTCCGGACCCCTGGCTGGACGGTCGTCAGGTGAAGATCGCTGACGTCCTCGACCGGGCCGCTGAGCGGCTCGATAAGGAATTCGCCGGCTCCCAGGTAACCCGGGGGAAGCTGCTCGACGCGCTGGGTCTGACGTTCCAGGGGCTGGGCCTGTATGTCAAGGCAGTGGACCTCCACTCGAAGGCACGCGATGCCTGCGTGTCCGCTTTGGGCCCCCAGGATCCATACACCCTACTCGTCTGCAACAATCTTGCCCATGCCTATATATTCGCAGGGCGTCTGGACGAGGCGATCCCCCTGACCGAAACGACGCTGGCAGTCCGAGAGGAGAAATTCGGCCCGGAGCACGAGGACACGCTCGTCAGCCGCGCAAATCTTGCGCTGGCCTACCAGATGACCGGACGGACGGCCGAGTCAATCCCCTTGTTCAGGGGGACGCTCAAGACCATGGAATCAACGCTGGGCCCCGATCACGACGGCACGCTGGCCGTCCGCAACGATCTGGCCAATGCCCTCATGGTCGCCGGAATCACCGAGGAGGCGGCCCGATTGTTTAGGTTGACGCTCGAACTCCGGGAGGCGAAGCGCGGGCCTGACCACCCGGATACGCTCGTCAGCCGCGCGAACCTCGCCTGGGCCTACCAGGAGACCGGACGGACGGCCGAGGCGATCCCGCTGTACGAGGAGACCCTCGAGACGATGGAAGCGAAGCCGGACTTGGGCCCCGACCACCACTACACCCTCTGGTGCCGCTCCAGCCTCGCCACGGCATTCGCGTCGGTCCGGAACTGGGAAACGGCCGAGCGCCTGTTCCAAGAAACGGTGGATCGGCGCCGCAGCGTCGATAAGCCGGACAGTCCCTTCCTGGCGGGTGACCTCGCCGAACTCGGACGACTCTTGCTCCGGTAG
- a CDS encoding DUF5996 family protein, giving the protein MDHQPRSLSSDWPALPYRDWATTASALHLWTQVVGKIRLVQAPWTNHSWHVPLYLSARGLTTSPIPYGGAIFELTFDFLDQELVIQSAAGDRRAVPLRSQSVAEFYRAVMDGTRAIGVDVPISTVPSELADGIPFEEDTEHREYDPRAATRFWRALLQMDRVFKEFRARFIGKASPVHFFWGSFDLAVTRFSGRAAPPHPAGIPNLPDWVAREAYSHEVSSAGFWPGGPSSDAVFYSYAYPPPDGFAAAPVRPAGARWDDQLGEFVLPYEAVRTSTSPDETLLEFLQSTYEAAADRASWDRAGLERVLPPLNRHG; this is encoded by the coding sequence ATGGATCACCAGCCCCGGTCCCTGAGTTCCGATTGGCCCGCCCTGCCTTATCGGGACTGGGCGACGACCGCCTCGGCCCTCCACCTCTGGACCCAGGTCGTCGGCAAGATCCGCCTGGTCCAGGCCCCCTGGACCAACCACTCCTGGCACGTCCCGCTGTACCTGTCGGCCCGGGGCCTGACGACCTCGCCGATCCCCTACGGCGGGGCCATCTTCGAGCTAACCTTCGACTTCCTCGACCAGGAGTTGGTGATCCAGTCGGCGGCCGGCGATCGGCGTGCCGTCCCGCTGCGGAGCCAGTCCGTGGCGGAGTTCTACCGGGCGGTGATGGACGGGACCCGTGCGATCGGGGTCGACGTGCCCATCTCTACCGTGCCGAGCGAGCTGGCCGACGGCATCCCCTTCGAGGAGGACACCGAGCACCGGGAATACGACCCCCGGGCCGCGACGAGGTTCTGGCGGGCTCTGCTCCAGATGGACCGGGTCTTCAAGGAGTTCCGGGCGCGGTTCATCGGCAAGGCCAGTCCGGTGCATTTCTTCTGGGGCAGCTTCGACCTGGCCGTCACGCGGTTCTCCGGCCGGGCCGCGCCGCCGCACCCGGCGGGCATCCCGAACCTCCCGGACTGGGTCGCCCGGGAGGCCTACTCGCACGAGGTCAGCAGCGCCGGGTTCTGGCCGGGGGGCCCGTCGAGCGACGCGGTGTTCTACTCGTACGCCTACCCGCCTCCCGACGGCTTCGCCGCCGCCCCCGTCCGCCCGGCCGGAGCCCGTTGGGATGATCAGCTCGGGGAGTTCGTGCTCCCCTACGAGGCGGTCCGGACCTCGACCTCGCCGGACGAGACGCTGCTGGAGTTCCTCCAGAGCACCTATGAGGCGGCCGCCGACCGGGCCTCCTGGGACCGAGCGGGGCTGGAGCGTGTCCTGCCGCCCCTCAATCGACACGGCTGA
- a CDS encoding right-handed parallel beta-helix repeat-containing protein, with amino-acid sequence MPLLRTDILGRGRPRPARAGRRRSALGFDRMEPRALLSTLTVTSDLDSGPGSLRQAIVDAEDGDTIAFDEALAGRAIVLAGGELVLDEDLTIVGLGADLLAVDGAGRSRAFRVTAGAEVTIEDLAIINGAAGVGGGILVDGGALTLVDSLLGGNRAVGGEPGADGLGGAVAVMGEGASLAVDTSTFLFNRAEGARGPDGGDDFSNGTGGSGLGGAIFAGAGTTTRVVDGFFGGNLALGGRGGDGGTGVANGFGGLGGGGGIAVVGAGASLVVEGGQFIDSEARGGDGGAGADLANGIGGQGAGGAIRVFGDFGEASLEVEGTSFLNCRAIGGDGIDGGPLTAQNGDGGSGTGGAVDAQGAAVTLTNGEFLGNEAVGGAGGEGEDGALRAGQGGIALGGAVLTATGSLTVSGGVFEGNRALGGGGGAGGRGTDGGLGGEGWAGALFSDYMEVTIAGAELIRNEALGGAGGLGGLGGDGGIGGEARGGALLVSGSVSGPMTVSSSSFVRNRAVGGRGGDGGRGGDGGLGGDSTGGGLYYQGTDQAPLSLIDAALENNEAVGGDGGDGGRAGDGGDGGTARGGGLAAFGPPRLKPLDDGDDDGDDFPYGRVRIEGSLVRSNLAGGGGGGDGGLAGDGGDGGDALGGGLFVHEDAKLRAVDTLITANVSGRGLFGYGGHGGRAGTYGEGAGGGLSLGGPGSCLGEDTKVAANVASDRDPEISGPIGMCS; translated from the coding sequence ATGCCTCTCCTCAGGACGGACATCCTCGGCCGGGGACGACCGCGTCCGGCGCGAGCCGGCCGGCGTCGGTCGGCGCTCGGCTTCGACCGGATGGAGCCCCGGGCCCTGCTGAGCACCCTCACCGTCACCAGCGACCTCGACTCGGGGCCGGGCTCGCTCCGGCAGGCGATCGTCGACGCCGAGGACGGCGACACGATCGCCTTCGACGAGGCGCTCGCCGGCCGGGCCATCGTGCTGGCCGGCGGCGAGCTGGTCCTCGACGAGGACCTCACGATCGTCGGCCTGGGCGCCGACCTGCTGGCCGTCGACGGGGCGGGCCGGTCTCGGGCCTTCCGGGTGACCGCGGGCGCCGAGGTCACGATCGAGGACCTGGCGATCATCAACGGGGCCGCCGGGGTCGGCGGCGGGATCCTCGTCGACGGGGGCGCATTGACGCTCGTCGATTCGCTGCTGGGCGGCAACCGGGCCGTCGGCGGCGAGCCCGGGGCCGACGGCCTGGGCGGGGCCGTCGCCGTCATGGGCGAGGGCGCCTCGCTGGCCGTCGACACGAGCACCTTCCTCTTCAACCGGGCCGAGGGCGCCCGGGGCCCGGACGGCGGCGATGACTTCTCCAACGGCACGGGGGGCTCCGGGCTGGGGGGCGCCATCTTCGCCGGGGCGGGCACGACCACCCGCGTCGTCGACGGGTTCTTCGGGGGCAACCTCGCCCTCGGGGGCCGGGGCGGCGACGGCGGGACGGGGGTGGCCAACGGCTTCGGCGGGCTCGGCGGGGGCGGCGGCATCGCGGTCGTCGGCGCCGGGGCCTCGCTGGTCGTCGAGGGGGGCCAGTTCATCGACTCCGAGGCGCGGGGCGGCGACGGCGGGGCCGGGGCCGACCTGGCCAACGGGATCGGCGGCCAGGGGGCCGGCGGCGCCATCCGGGTCTTCGGGGACTTCGGCGAGGCGTCGCTGGAGGTCGAGGGGACCTCGTTCCTCAACTGCCGGGCCATCGGCGGCGACGGCATCGACGGCGGCCCGCTGACGGCCCAGAACGGCGACGGCGGCTCGGGCACGGGGGGCGCCGTCGACGCCCAGGGCGCGGCCGTCACCCTGACCAACGGCGAGTTCCTCGGCAACGAGGCCGTCGGGGGCGCCGGTGGCGAGGGCGAGGACGGCGCCTTGCGGGCCGGCCAGGGGGGGATCGCCCTCGGGGGCGCCGTGCTGACGGCGACCGGATCGCTGACGGTCTCCGGAGGCGTCTTCGAGGGGAACCGCGCCCTCGGCGGCGGGGGCGGCGCCGGCGGGCGCGGCACCGACGGCGGCCTCGGCGGCGAGGGCTGGGCCGGGGCCCTCTTCTCGGACTACATGGAGGTGACGATCGCCGGCGCCGAGCTGATCCGCAACGAGGCCCTCGGCGGTGCCGGCGGGCTGGGCGGCCTCGGCGGCGACGGGGGGATCGGCGGCGAGGCCCGGGGCGGGGCCCTGCTGGTGAGCGGGTCGGTCAGCGGCCCGATGACGGTCTCGTCCTCGTCCTTCGTCCGCAACCGGGCCGTCGGCGGCCGGGGCGGTGACGGCGGCCGGGGCGGCGACGGCGGCCTCGGCGGCGATTCGACCGGCGGCGGGCTCTATTACCAGGGGACCGACCAGGCGCCCCTCTCCCTGATCGACGCCGCCCTGGAGAACAACGAGGCCGTCGGGGGCGACGGGGGCGACGGCGGTCGTGCGGGCGACGGCGGCGACGGGGGCACGGCCCGGGGCGGCGGCCTCGCAGCCTTCGGGCCGCCCCGGCTCAAGCCGCTCGACGACGGCGACGACGACGGGGACGACTTCCCCTACGGCCGGGTGAGGATCGAGGGGAGCCTCGTCCGGTCGAACCTCGCCGGCGGCGGCGGCGGGGGCGACGGCGGCCTGGCGGGCGACGGTGGGGACGGCGGCGACGCCCTCGGCGGCGGCCTCTTCGTCCACGAGGACGCGAAGCTCCGGGCGGTCGACACCCTCATCACCGCCAACGTCTCCGGGCGTGGCCTCTTCGGCTACGGCGGCCACGGCGGCCGGGCCGGCACCTACGGCGAGGGCGCCGGCGGCGGCCTCTCCCTCGGCGGGCCGGGCTCTTGCCTCGGCGAGGACACCAAGGTGGCCGCCAACGTCGCGAGCGATCGCGACCCGGAGATCTCGGGACCGATCGGGATGTGCTCCTGA
- a CDS encoding dockerin type I domain-containing protein yields the protein MRNPCPEGPRRPRRALVCIEPLESRALLSTVMAPFASFRGRIDGPRGAPIEVRAGPGDFGLAAGGRVILRVEARAAGDGTLDPGATRVESPTPGGAWTLTRRADAPGGSAGVTVASVRPGALRLRPAAEGGTSGDFELDVSLAGDVDGDGRVDRPDLLAIRGAPGRPPSSPGEAGGADVNGDGRVGLLDLLIASRNFGATTDLRPLEDSAGIDPAADPDGDGRVDADEVDLVGRTAPGASVRLDLGGDGSFEQELTADADGRYRFTVPLAAGANVFAVEAADTFGQVAEARITVDRGADAPRVSASFDFSEGDGGWEAGFAELPSEPDEAYELESGIRPLPSELGTDGTGYLLQGHNRSDDVFMFLKRSLGAADGVVPGQAYEVRFTIRFASDAPSGGFGIGGSPGESVTLKAGAGAEEPVAVPQDDGSLGLNVDKGNQTVGGPAASVAGTIANGEEPVESGPQPYAPVTVEHTHTVPARADSDGDLWLLVGTDSGFEGLTAIYYRQIDVELVPVSG from the coding sequence ATGAGAAACCCCTGCCCCGAGGGTCCGCGGCGACCCCGACGGGCCCTCGTCTGCATCGAGCCGCTCGAATCCCGGGCGCTGCTCTCGACCGTGATGGCCCCGTTCGCCTCCTTCCGGGGGCGGATCGACGGCCCGCGGGGCGCCCCGATCGAAGTCCGGGCGGGTCCGGGCGACTTCGGCCTCGCCGCCGGGGGACGGGTCATCCTCCGGGTCGAGGCCCGGGCCGCCGGCGACGGCACGCTCGACCCCGGGGCGACCCGGGTCGAGTCGCCGACCCCCGGAGGGGCGTGGACACTGACCCGCCGGGCCGACGCCCCCGGGGGCTCGGCCGGCGTCACGGTCGCCTCCGTCCGCCCCGGCGCCCTGCGGCTCCGCCCGGCCGCGGAGGGCGGGACGTCGGGCGACTTCGAGCTGGACGTCTCCCTCGCGGGGGACGTCGACGGCGACGGCCGCGTCGATCGGCCCGACCTGCTCGCCATCCGGGGGGCGCCGGGGCGTCCGCCCTCCTCCCCGGGCGAGGCGGGCGGGGCCGACGTCAACGGCGACGGCCGGGTCGGGCTGCTCGACCTGCTGATCGCCTCCCGGAACTTCGGGGCCACCACCGACCTCCGGCCCCTGGAGGACTCCGCCGGCATCGACCCGGCGGCGGACCCGGACGGCGACGGCCGGGTGGACGCCGACGAGGTCGACCTCGTCGGCCGGACCGCCCCGGGGGCCTCCGTCCGGCTGGACCTCGGGGGCGACGGGTCGTTCGAGCAGGAGCTGACGGCCGACGCCGATGGCCGATACCGGTTCACCGTCCCCCTGGCGGCCGGGGCCAATGTGTTCGCGGTCGAGGCGGCCGACACCTTCGGCCAGGTCGCCGAGGCCCGGATCACCGTGGATCGGGGCGCGGACGCCCCCCGCGTCTCGGCCTCCTTCGACTTCTCGGAGGGGGACGGGGGCTGGGAGGCCGGCTTTGCCGAACTGCCCTCGGAGCCGGACGAGGCCTACGAGCTGGAGTCCGGGATCCGCCCCCTGCCGTCCGAACTGGGCACTGACGGGACGGGCTACCTGCTCCAGGGCCACAACCGATCCGACGATGTCTTCATGTTCCTGAAGCGGAGCCTCGGGGCGGCCGACGGCGTCGTGCCCGGCCAGGCCTACGAGGTGAGGTTCACCATCAGGTTCGCCTCCGACGCGCCGAGCGGGGGGTTCGGGATCGGCGGCTCGCCCGGCGAGTCGGTCACCCTGAAGGCCGGCGCCGGGGCGGAGGAACCGGTGGCCGTCCCGCAGGACGACGGCTCCCTGGGGTTGAACGTGGACAAGGGCAACCAGACCGTCGGCGGCCCGGCGGCCTCGGTGGCGGGCACCATCGCCAACGGGGAGGAGCCGGTCGAGTCCGGCCCGCAGCCGTACGCCCCGGTGACGGTGGAGCACACCCACACGGTCCCCGCCCGGGCCGACTCCGATGGCGACCTCTGGCTGCTCGTCGGCACCGACTCGGGCTTCGAGGGCCTCACTGCGATCTACTACCGGCAGATCGACGTGGAACTCGTCCCCGTCTCGGGGTGA
- a CDS encoding excisionase family DNA-binding protein, with protein MARRSPSKTPATAPAGEDDRLLAAEASRRLAAPHDRQARLQFGAAGRDAEVVDLPAAALPLLRQLLDGIAAGEPVAVVAGDDELSTQQAADLLGVSRPFLVGLLERGAMPFRKVGAHRRVRACDLDHYRRREDAERLKALGELSAQAQELGLGY; from the coding sequence ATGGCCCGCCGCAGCCCATCGAAGACCCCGGCCACCGCGCCGGCCGGCGAGGATGACCGCCTCCTCGCCGCCGAGGCCAGCCGCCGCCTGGCCGCGCCGCACGATCGACAGGCCCGCTTGCAGTTCGGGGCCGCCGGCCGCGACGCCGAGGTCGTCGACCTGCCCGCCGCCGCCCTGCCGCTGCTCCGCCAGCTCCTGGACGGCATCGCTGCCGGCGAGCCGGTGGCCGTCGTCGCCGGCGACGACGAGCTGTCTACCCAGCAGGCCGCCGACCTGCTGGGCGTCTCCCGGCCCTTCCTGGTCGGCCTGCTGGAGCGCGGCGCCATGCCGTTTCGCAAGGTCGGCGCCCACCGCCGCGTCCGGGCGTGCGACCTGGACCACTACCGTCGCCGGGAGGACGCCGAGCGGCTCAAGGCCCTCGGCGAGCTGTCCGCCCAGGCCCAGGAGCTGGGGCTGGGCTACTGA